Sequence from the Bremerella volcania genome:
ACGAGATCGTTGGTCGAACTTGAGGGCGATCGGGATGACGATCAATATCGTGAAGCAAGGCGGGAACGAGACGAGCGAGGTGCGATACTATATCCTGAGCAAGTACCTTTCCGGCAAGCGTTTCGCCGAGGCCGTTCGCGGTCATTGGGGCATTGAAAACAGCCTGCACTGGCAACTGGACGTGACGTTCGGTGAAGATCAATCTCGCATCCGCAAAGGGCACGCCGACGCCAACTTTAGCCTGCTACGAAGGACGAGCCTGAGCCTGCTGAAGAACAACAAGACAGCCAAGGTCGGCGTGAAGAACAAACGATTAAAATGCGGCTGGGGCGATGACTACCGCATGGAAGTCCTGCTGGGACGGTGAGTTATGGTGCAATCGCCGTGCGGACCAACTGTACATGCAAAGGTTGCCTAGCATGCAAGAAATCGAATTGGTAATACAACAAATCAAGCGTGCAATATCAGATAGCCAATCAGATCTTTCTGATAGGAACATAGTCATTGATAAAGTCGAACTCGAAATCAACTCGATTCTAAAAGATGCACCGAGCGGCGCCTTTGAACTCGAATGGGGGCCTGTGAAATTTGGGGGAGGTGCAAGCGTTTCTGAAAACCAAGTCACTAAGATCAAGCTTAGTCTTGTGCCTGTAGAGATAGAGTACGAACTCCTAGCACCTAAGATCCATGATAGACTTACACGTTCCTTAGAAAGCCTCCTTGCTACCGTTGATGAAGCTAACTCAACGCCTCCAGAGTTTGGATTTCAAATGGGATCGATCGAATTGTCGTTCGTTATTACCGAAAAAAGTGAAGTCAAAATCCTCGGGCTAGGAACAAAGGCTTCTTCATCGGAATCACAGAGAATCATACTTCATCTTAGACCAAAGTAAACTTTGGGGCGTTTCTCTAGTTGCAAGACTCGAAAGGCTTGAGGGCTTCATTGGTAGTGGCAACCAAGTCGACCTGCGAGCATGGCATTGAGGATGTGACTTTGTTGCAGCAGGTCCGAAAACCGAACTACGGCTCTTCCCCCGAGAGCTTCATCATCGACTTCAGCTTCGCGAGGGAATCGTCGTGATACATTTCGACGTCCAGGTAGTCGGACGTCGGGCTGGTGGTGATCACGAGGGTTCCGCCGGTCGGCTGATCATCGAGGGTCGCCCAGGCCGCGAAGGTTTCTGGCGACATCTCGTTCGGCTCGCTCCAGAAGACCGGGTTGGCATGGTCCGCAATCACCGCCATTGCGGCTCCGCCGCTGGTGATGCCCTCGCCGGCCGCGGTTGGGCTCGTGCTGAGCACTGTGTCTGGTCCCGCTAACGCGACGAAAGGGGTGTGGGTTTCTCGAATGTCGCGCGGCAGGTAAATGCTTTCGTAAACCAGCGGCATCCACTGGGCTGCGGCCAGGTTGGTCTCGGTATCCCATGGCTGATCGAGGTCGAATTCCTGATACAGCTGATCGCTGAACATGTACGGCAACAACAGCACGCGCCACGAAAGCAGCGGCGTGCCGTCCTGGTCGGTCGTATAGGCCGGCGGGTAGGCGCCGTAGTCCTGATGATATTCCTGCAATGCCATCGCGATCATCTTCATCTTATTGGTCACCACGACCGGCTTGGCATACTCCGACGCGATCATCAAGTAGACGACTCCCCCCACCACCAAAATAACGATGAGGATTCCAACGAGCGCAAGGAATCCTAGAAAGGTTTTGGCGGGCGAGCTTGATTCGTTTTCCATGAGATCGTCTTTACTGTTAGTGTGCCAAACAGTTTGAAGCGAAATCGCATCGTAGCGATTGCCCACACACGACTCAAGTTCGTAAGGCACGGCTGCTGTGGCTCGTCTCGCATCGGATCGGATCATACAGTCGACGTTGTTGCAGCCATCGCAGTGGCTGGGGGCGTAGCGGAAAAAGCATGCCAGCGAGTGTCGGTGGATCTCCAGATTCATGATCTCGACATCCGGACCGAAACCATAATTCTCAAAATGGGTTAACTCCACCACTACCCCCCCTCCCTTTCGAACAGAACACCATCCCATAAAGGGAATCCTTCTCACGAGCGATCCCTTCGCGGCGTTAGTTTCGAAAAGCCAAAACTTGCACACCAGCAAAGCAATCTGAGACCCAACGCACCCGCCAAGCTTCTCATTGGCCCAGCGAGATATTTCGCAATATCGAGCCTTATTCTTAGGCGAGAAACTCGTTCACAAGCAAGCTAAGTACTTTGCCTACTTTCGATTTCCCACTGCTGTGCCTGGGAAAAAAAGGACCGCGACTCATTTCCACACATTTACCATTGCAATTATTTTTTAATAAAAAATCACATTCCCGTAGATTCGCAAATCGGGTGTGGGTAGAATCGGCGACCGTCTTATCATCCTTCTCTTTTCCAACCTCTCGAGATCAGGAATTCACCCATGGCTTCGTATCTCACCCGGAACCGCCGCGGTTTCACACTCGTGGAACTGCTTGTCGTTATCGCCATCATCGGGGTTCTCATCGCCTTGCTACTTCCGGCCGTTCAACAGGCACGCGAGGCGGCCCGGCGAATGTCGTGCAGCAATAACTTCCGACAGATGGGAATCGGGCTGCATAACTACCACGACGTCATGAAGCGATTTCCCATTAACTGGTACAACGGTTCCGGCCGCGGCGGAAACAACATGTGCGTCTTGATCGGCCTGTTGCCGTTCATCGAGCAAACGGCCTTGTTCGATGGAATTGACATGAAAGATACGAACCTCACGCTTTATACCGTCAACGGAAAGCGTGTCTGCGATCATCAGATTGAAGCGTATCAATGCCCCAGTGAC
This genomic interval carries:
- a CDS encoding trypco2 family protein → MQEIELVIQQIKRAISDSQSDLSDRNIVIDKVELEINSILKDAPSGAFELEWGPVKFGGGASVSENQVTKIKLSLVPVEIEYELLAPKIHDRLTRSLESLLATVDEANSTPPEFGFQMGSIELSFVITEKSEVKILGLGTKASSSESQRIILHLRPK
- a CDS encoding DUF1559 family PulG-like putative transporter; amino-acid sequence: MVELTHFENYGFGPDVEIMNLEIHRHSLACFFRYAPSHCDGCNNVDCMIRSDARRATAAVPYELESCVGNRYDAISLQTVWHTNSKDDLMENESSSPAKTFLGFLALVGILIVILVVGGVVYLMIASEYAKPVVVTNKMKMIAMALQEYHQDYGAYPPAYTTDQDGTPLLSWRVLLLPYMFSDQLYQEFDLDQPWDTETNLAAAQWMPLVYESIYLPRDIRETHTPFVALAGPDTVLSTSPTAAGEGITSGGAAMAVIADHANPVFWSEPNEMSPETFAAWATLDDQPTGGTLVITTSPTSDYLDVEMYHDDSLAKLKSMMKLSGEEP